In Dyadobacter subterraneus, a single genomic region encodes these proteins:
- a CDS encoding DoxX family protein gives MKKIVDWFFNPPATGQSAILFLRLMAGGVFFWEGILKFVYPNQGVGRFTKLGFAFPETTAHIIAAGEIIGGLLLIFGLFTRVAAFYFVIQMIVAILSTKVDLYFGTSPLPLPPSPPKTGIWAVLHEIRSEYAQILTCLFLLIEGAGRRSVDFIISTSKKVYTITEKQVPVKS, from the coding sequence ATGAAAAAAATCGTCGATTGGTTTTTTAATCCGCCTGCTACCGGGCAATCTGCCATTTTATTCTTACGCTTAATGGCAGGAGGTGTCTTTTTCTGGGAAGGCATTTTAAAATTTGTCTACCCAAATCAAGGCGTAGGCAGGTTCACAAAATTAGGCTTTGCATTCCCCGAAACTACCGCACACATAATAGCCGCCGGTGAAATTATCGGTGGCTTACTTCTCATCTTCGGGCTTTTTACAAGGGTCGCCGCATTTTATTTTGTCATACAAATGATCGTTGCGATACTTAGTACCAAGGTTGATCTCTATTTTGGCACAAGCCCGTTACCTCTGCCGCCTTCTCCGCCAAAAACCGGTATTTGGGCAGTGCTCCACGAAATCCGTTCTGAATATGCGCAAATACTCACATGCCTTTTTCTTTTGATCGAAGGCGCAGGAAGAAGATCCGTTGATTTTATAATTTCAACGTCAAAAAAAGTATATACTATAACGGAAAAGCAAGTGCCTGTGAAAAGTTAA
- a CDS encoding sensor histidine kinase, whose amino-acid sequence MKSRTLRYHILFWAGIYLLWVLVFRSYSVSITKTMTVEFCYLIFITADFYAINNFSVPKLLFRKKNFLFAIATLTIIALSAWFRTLVALQMNRHFFHGPVIDFNTIYLNSLVNISLWVLLVTIIKMLIDRKQTQKQLELLEKERIKNELDYLKAQINPHALLNSLNTIYGHIDRSNRTARAILLQFSDLFKYQLYECGAEKVSLDKEVAYIKNYVAFQKLRKDDRLVVNIDTENIGSGLEIAPLLIVVLIENAFKFVSSFSDKENKIDIQIFVKENRLFCSIINTKEIHQSAIDVNSGGIGLVNLKRRLDLLYADKHTLDVNNEQDFYETNLSINSR is encoded by the coding sequence TTGAAAAGCAGGACACTACGCTATCACATACTTTTTTGGGCAGGTATCTATCTTTTATGGGTGCTTGTTTTTCGCAGTTATTCGGTTTCTATCACCAAAACAATGACTGTGGAATTTTGCTATTTGATTTTTATCACAGCCGACTTTTACGCTATCAATAATTTCAGTGTTCCAAAATTATTGTTCAGGAAAAAAAACTTTCTGTTTGCAATTGCCACGCTGACAATCATTGCTCTTTCGGCATGGTTCAGGACATTGGTAGCTTTGCAGATGAACCGGCATTTTTTTCATGGACCGGTAATTGATTTCAATACAATATATTTAAATTCATTAGTCAATATTTCTCTTTGGGTATTGTTGGTTACAATCATTAAGATGTTGATCGACAGGAAACAAACCCAGAAGCAGCTGGAATTACTGGAAAAAGAAAGAATAAAAAATGAACTGGATTATTTAAAAGCGCAGATCAATCCTCACGCACTTTTGAACTCACTGAATACCATATACGGTCATATTGATAGAAGCAATCGTACGGCCAGAGCGATACTGTTACAGTTTTCCGATTTATTTAAGTACCAGCTCTATGAGTGCGGCGCAGAAAAAGTGAGTTTGGATAAAGAGGTGGCGTACATCAAAAATTATGTTGCTTTTCAGAAGTTGCGAAAAGATGACAGGCTGGTTGTAAATATTGACACGGAAAATATCGGATCAGGATTAGAAATTGCTCCGCTCCTGATTGTTGTGTTGATCGAAAATGCTTTCAAATTTGTCAGCAGTTTTTCTGATAAAGAGAACAAGATTGATATTCAGATTTTTGTAAAAGAAAACAGGTTGTTTTGCTCCATTATCAATACAAAAGAAATACATCAAAGTGCCATCGATGTAAATTCAGGCGGTATCGGATTAGTAAATTTAAAAAGGCGGTTGGATTTGTTGTACGCTGACAAACATACACTTGACGTAAATAATGAACAGGATTTTTACGAAACAAATTTATCGATAAATTCACGATGA
- a CDS encoding LytR/AlgR family response regulator transcription factor — protein MKLKCIIVDDEPIARKILQEFIEEISFLELVGQAENPLKAMTLLDENGVDLIFLDINMPKLNGIDFLKNSKTSANVIMTTAYAEYAIEGYGLDVLDYLVKPISFDRFLKACNKAKEMNALRKNVQTQKPNPDDHFFIKCNNQIEKVLYEDLLYAEAMLNYVMLYTNSKKMMVYVTIKNLEEQLPSDIFIKVHKSFIVNKTKIKSIEGVILNIGKEKITISQSLREKVISEIVKDKMIKR, from the coding sequence ATGAAGCTGAAATGTATCATAGTAGACGATGAGCCGATAGCAAGAAAAATATTGCAGGAATTTATTGAAGAAATAAGTTTTCTGGAACTGGTCGGCCAGGCTGAAAATCCATTGAAAGCCATGACATTGTTGGATGAAAATGGCGTTGACTTGATTTTTCTGGATATCAATATGCCTAAGCTAAATGGTATCGATTTTCTCAAAAATTCAAAAACATCCGCAAATGTGATAATGACAACGGCTTATGCAGAATATGCCATTGAAGGTTATGGACTGGATGTTCTGGATTATTTGGTAAAGCCCATATCCTTTGACAGATTTTTGAAAGCTTGTAATAAAGCAAAGGAAATGAATGCTTTGAGAAAAAATGTTCAAACACAGAAGCCGAATCCTGACGACCATTTTTTTATAAAATGTAATAACCAGATCGAGAAAGTTTTGTACGAGGATTTGCTGTATGCCGAAGCGATGCTGAATTATGTGATGCTCTACACAAATTCAAAAAAAATGATGGTATATGTTACGATCAAGAATCTGGAAGAACAATTGCCATCAGATATTTTTATTAAAGTCCACAAATCTTTTATTGTGAACAAAACTAAGATTAAAAGTATTGAAGGCGTTATTTTGAACATTGGAAAAGAAAAGATTACGATCAGCCAAAGTCTGCGGGAAAAAGTTATTTCAGAAATTGTAAAAGACAAAATGATAAAACGATAA